A region from the Rosa rugosa chromosome 6, drRosRugo1.1, whole genome shotgun sequence genome encodes:
- the LOC133718052 gene encoding cytochrome P450 CYP82D47-like isoform X1, producing MRNTSKHINPCTILNLDNLHLQVSIVPMEFLLPSSICDPTTILAFVLLLFSFVWITKYLQKNTAKNRGPPEAAGAWPILGHLPLLGGPQPPHVILGNMADKYGPVFTIKLGVHRALIVSSWDVAKECLTTNDKAFANRPKALCPEIMGYDYAMFGFSPYGPYWRQVRKIATLHILSNHKLELLKHVLESEVKVSTKHIFDMWERNKGVSNKVLVDMKRWFGDLTLNVMFRMVVGKRFFVANSAQENEENERYRKALREFSRLGGEFVISDAVPYLRLLDLGGYEKAMKKTAKELDGALQKWLEEHQHKRRTNYLQHDCEHDFMDMMLTVLDDDSTEEFAGSITADTIIKATCLAVLLGGTDTTTVTLTWAVSLLLNNPEVLKKAQLELDNHVGRERQVNESDVKNLAYLQAIVKETLRLYPAGPLSVPHESREDCTIGNYHVSSGTRLLINLSKIHRDPNVWFDPCLFQPERFLTTHKNVDVRGQSFELTPFGSGRRVCPGISLALQITQLALAHLLHGFEITTSSDEPVDMGESLGIANMKTTPLEVLLTPRLHPKLYENVD from the exons ATGAGAAATACCTCTAAGCATATAAATCCTTGcacaatcttgaatcttgataaCTTGCATTTGCAGGTTTCTATAGTTCCCATGGAGTTTCTGCTTCCATCTTCCATTTGTGATCCAACTACCATTTTAGCATTTGTGCTTTTACTTTTCTCTTTCGTATGGATAACAAAATACTTGCAGAAAAACACAGCCAAGAATAGAGGACCCCCAGAAGCCGCCGGTGCATGGCCAATACTCGGCCACCTTCCCCTCTTAGGAGGACCTCAACCGCCCCACGTAATCCTAGGGAACATGGCTGACAAGTACGGACCGGTCTTCACTATCAAGCTTGGGGTGCACCGAGCTCTTATTGTAAGCAGTTGGGATGTGGCTAAAGAGTGTCTCACCACTAATGATAAAGCTTTTGCCAACCGCCCGAAAGCTTTATGCCCAGAGATTATGGGGTACGACTATGCCATGTTCGGTTTTAGCCCTTACGGACCTTACTGGCGCCAGGTGCGAAAGATAGCCACGCTGCACATCCTCTCCAACCACAAGTTGGAGTTGCTCAAGCACGTCCTTGAATCGGAGGTGAAGGTGTCTACCAAACATATATTTGATATGTGGGAGCGAAACAAAGGTGTCTCAAATAAGGTGCTGGTGGACATGAAGAGGTGGTTTGGAGACTTAACTTTAAATGTCATGTTCAGGATGGTTGTTGGAAAGCGATTTTTTGTGGCTAACTCAGCGCAAGAGAATGAAGAGAATGAGAGATATCGAAAGGCGTTGAGGGAATTTTCTAGATTGGGTGGTGAATTTGTAATCTCAGATGCAGTTCCATATCTTAGGTTGTTGGACTTGGGAGGTTATGAGAAAGCCATGAAGAAGACGGCTAAAGAACTGGATGGTGCGCTTCAAAAATGGTTAGAAGAGCATCAGCACAAGAGACGTACTAATTATCTGCAACATGATTGTGAGCATGATTTCATGGATATGATGCTTACTGTCCTTGATGATGATAGTACAGAAGAGTTTGCTGGTTCAATTACTGCGGATACAATTATCAAAGCCACATGCCTG GCGGTTCTTCTTGGGGGGACAGATACCACAACAGTGACATTAACTTGGGCTGTTTCTTTATTACTCAACAATCCTGAAGTCCTGAAGAAGGCTCAACTTGAGTTAGACAATCATGTTGGTAGGGAAAGGCAAGTGAATGAATCAGATGTGAAGAACCTAGCCTATCTCCAAGCCATTGTCAAGGAAACCTTGCGGCTATACCCTGCTGGACCTCTCTCAGTACCACATGAATCCAGAGAAGACTGCACAATAGgtaactatcatgtaagctcAGGCACGCGTCTTCTTATCAACCTTTCGAAGATTCATCGCGATCCAAATGTCTGGTTCGACCCTTGTCTATTCCAACCAGAAAGGTTTCTTACAACTCACAAGAATGTTGATGTTAGGGGCCAGAGTTTTGAATTGACACCATTTGGAAGTGGTAGACGAGTATGTCCAGGAATCTCTCTCGCACTTCAAATTACTCAACTTGCACTGGCTCATTTGCTACATGGGTTTGAAATTACAACTTCATCTGATGAACCAGTTGATATGGGTGAGAGTTTGGGAATAGCAAACATGAAGACCACCCCATTGGAGGTCCTTCTCACCCCACGCCTACATCCTAAACTTTATGAAAATGTTGACTAG
- the LOC133718052 gene encoding cytochrome P450 CYP82D47-like isoform X2 codes for MEFLLPSSICDPTTILAFVLLLFSFVWITKYLQKNTAKNRGPPEAAGAWPILGHLPLLGGPQPPHVILGNMADKYGPVFTIKLGVHRALIVSSWDVAKECLTTNDKAFANRPKALCPEIMGYDYAMFGFSPYGPYWRQVRKIATLHILSNHKLELLKHVLESEVKVSTKHIFDMWERNKGVSNKVLVDMKRWFGDLTLNVMFRMVVGKRFFVANSAQENEENERYRKALREFSRLGGEFVISDAVPYLRLLDLGGYEKAMKKTAKELDGALQKWLEEHQHKRRTNYLQHDCEHDFMDMMLTVLDDDSTEEFAGSITADTIIKATCLAVLLGGTDTTTVTLTWAVSLLLNNPEVLKKAQLELDNHVGRERQVNESDVKNLAYLQAIVKETLRLYPAGPLSVPHESREDCTIGNYHVSSGTRLLINLSKIHRDPNVWFDPCLFQPERFLTTHKNVDVRGQSFELTPFGSGRRVCPGISLALQITQLALAHLLHGFEITTSSDEPVDMGESLGIANMKTTPLEVLLTPRLHPKLYENVD; via the exons ATGGAGTTTCTGCTTCCATCTTCCATTTGTGATCCAACTACCATTTTAGCATTTGTGCTTTTACTTTTCTCTTTCGTATGGATAACAAAATACTTGCAGAAAAACACAGCCAAGAATAGAGGACCCCCAGAAGCCGCCGGTGCATGGCCAATACTCGGCCACCTTCCCCTCTTAGGAGGACCTCAACCGCCCCACGTAATCCTAGGGAACATGGCTGACAAGTACGGACCGGTCTTCACTATCAAGCTTGGGGTGCACCGAGCTCTTATTGTAAGCAGTTGGGATGTGGCTAAAGAGTGTCTCACCACTAATGATAAAGCTTTTGCCAACCGCCCGAAAGCTTTATGCCCAGAGATTATGGGGTACGACTATGCCATGTTCGGTTTTAGCCCTTACGGACCTTACTGGCGCCAGGTGCGAAAGATAGCCACGCTGCACATCCTCTCCAACCACAAGTTGGAGTTGCTCAAGCACGTCCTTGAATCGGAGGTGAAGGTGTCTACCAAACATATATTTGATATGTGGGAGCGAAACAAAGGTGTCTCAAATAAGGTGCTGGTGGACATGAAGAGGTGGTTTGGAGACTTAACTTTAAATGTCATGTTCAGGATGGTTGTTGGAAAGCGATTTTTTGTGGCTAACTCAGCGCAAGAGAATGAAGAGAATGAGAGATATCGAAAGGCGTTGAGGGAATTTTCTAGATTGGGTGGTGAATTTGTAATCTCAGATGCAGTTCCATATCTTAGGTTGTTGGACTTGGGAGGTTATGAGAAAGCCATGAAGAAGACGGCTAAAGAACTGGATGGTGCGCTTCAAAAATGGTTAGAAGAGCATCAGCACAAGAGACGTACTAATTATCTGCAACATGATTGTGAGCATGATTTCATGGATATGATGCTTACTGTCCTTGATGATGATAGTACAGAAGAGTTTGCTGGTTCAATTACTGCGGATACAATTATCAAAGCCACATGCCTG GCGGTTCTTCTTGGGGGGACAGATACCACAACAGTGACATTAACTTGGGCTGTTTCTTTATTACTCAACAATCCTGAAGTCCTGAAGAAGGCTCAACTTGAGTTAGACAATCATGTTGGTAGGGAAAGGCAAGTGAATGAATCAGATGTGAAGAACCTAGCCTATCTCCAAGCCATTGTCAAGGAAACCTTGCGGCTATACCCTGCTGGACCTCTCTCAGTACCACATGAATCCAGAGAAGACTGCACAATAGgtaactatcatgtaagctcAGGCACGCGTCTTCTTATCAACCTTTCGAAGATTCATCGCGATCCAAATGTCTGGTTCGACCCTTGTCTATTCCAACCAGAAAGGTTTCTTACAACTCACAAGAATGTTGATGTTAGGGGCCAGAGTTTTGAATTGACACCATTTGGAAGTGGTAGACGAGTATGTCCAGGAATCTCTCTCGCACTTCAAATTACTCAACTTGCACTGGCTCATTTGCTACATGGGTTTGAAATTACAACTTCATCTGATGAACCAGTTGATATGGGTGAGAGTTTGGGAATAGCAAACATGAAGACCACCCCATTGGAGGTCCTTCTCACCCCACGCCTACATCCTAAACTTTATGAAAATGTTGACTAG